In Brevinema andersonii, the following are encoded in one genomic region:
- the tsaE gene encoding tRNA (adenosine(37)-N6)-threonylcarbamoyltransferase complex ATPase subunit type 1 TsaE, protein MTTQTVFSLEELYRFSLLLLEPEIPKTIVLQGELGSGKTSFVRCFLQQFGLQQEVTSPTFTLMNIYSNHEIIIHHFDLYRINNAAEASEWGFEEFVRDCDYAFIEWAERAQELIPTPHTFVQLEYGSSPEARLVSLSIRN, encoded by the coding sequence ATGACGACACAAACTGTTTTTTCCTTAGAAGAACTTTATCGATTTTCTCTGCTGCTGCTTGAGCCAGAAATCCCAAAAACTATCGTGCTTCAAGGAGAGCTCGGCTCTGGAAAAACGTCTTTTGTGCGGTGTTTTCTTCAACAGTTCGGGCTACAACAAGAAGTTACAAGTCCTACATTCACGCTGATGAACATTTACAGCAATCATGAAATTATCATTCATCATTTTGATTTATACCGCATCAATAATGCCGCCGAAGCCAGCGAATGGGGATTTGAAGAATTTGTCCGCGACTGCGATTATGCGTTTATCGAATGGGCAGAACGCGCCCAAGAACTAATTCCTACACCTCATACGTTTGTCCAGTTGGAGTACGGTTCGTCCCCGGAAGCCCGGCTTGTCAGCTTGAGTATCCGGAATTAA
- a CDS encoding aminotransferase class V-fold PLP-dependent enzyme: protein MIWFDNAATSHPKPEAVYQTRDKYFREGIVSEGRGIYSQAQSAQLLFTETRRTLSTLFHGYGSEYIFFTSGATEALNIVIQNTKNNNHIVSTMAHHNAVRRTLFAMNLKNISHTICAPLTYTNFRTLLKNAIQPNTTLLILNHCSNVNGSVQPIDEIVFWTKKHYPHIKILVDAAQSAGHLPVFQKDWHIDYIAITAHKGLFGSAGLGALLTNPNDLIKPIIFGGTGHHSTSTDMISKPDMFEAGTRDGASIGAWNEGVKFILEQGLPSIQEHENMLKNYFLENLALLPKFTVYSNNDGVPVISLTHCEMASEEIASVLAEEKIAVRAGLHCAPDMHEFLGTKTHGTVRFSFNIFNNIKEIDTALQILKNL, encoded by the coding sequence ATGATTTGGTTTGATAATGCAGCCACCTCGCATCCAAAACCAGAAGCAGTTTATCAAACTCGCGACAAGTACTTTCGAGAAGGCATTGTTAGCGAAGGTAGAGGAATTTATTCACAGGCACAGTCAGCTCAGCTACTTTTCACTGAAACACGACGAACACTTAGTACGCTTTTCCATGGATACGGTTCCGAATATATATTTTTTACCTCAGGTGCCACAGAAGCTTTAAATATCGTAATTCAAAATACCAAAAATAATAATCATATTGTATCTACTATGGCTCATCATAATGCTGTACGGCGTACACTTTTTGCCATGAATTTAAAAAATATTTCTCATACAATATGTGCTCCATTAACTTACACCAACTTTCGTACGCTGCTTAAGAATGCTATCCAACCAAATACCACACTGCTCATTCTAAACCATTGCTCCAACGTTAACGGCAGTGTGCAGCCTATAGATGAAATTGTATTTTGGACAAAAAAACATTATCCTCATATAAAAATTCTTGTTGACGCAGCACAAAGTGCAGGACATTTGCCAGTGTTTCAAAAAGACTGGCATATCGACTACATTGCAATAACAGCGCATAAAGGTTTATTTGGCAGTGCAGGATTAGGAGCTTTATTAACCAACCCAAACGACCTGATCAAACCCATTATTTTTGGAGGTACAGGACATCATTCTACATCAACAGACATGATTTCAAAACCAGATATGTTCGAAGCAGGTACACGTGACGGCGCATCAATAGGCGCATGGAATGAGGGTGTAAAATTCATTTTAGAGCAAGGATTACCCTCTATTCAAGAACACGAAAATATGCTGAAAAATTATTTTTTGGAAAATCTTGCTTTATTACCTAAGTTTACAGTATACTCAAATAATGATGGAGTTCCCGTAATATCTCTGACACATTGTGAAATGGCTTCAGAAGAAATTGCTTCTGTGCTTGCTGAGGAAAAAATAGCTGTTCGCGCCGGTCTTCACTGTGCTCCAGATATGCATGAATTTTTAGGCACAAAAACACACGGAACCGTACGGTTTTCGTTTAATATTTTCAACAATATAAAAGAAATCGATACAGCATTGCAGATTTTAAAAAATTTATAA
- a CDS encoding hydroxyacid dehydrogenase, translating to MKYNIIIADDLSDEAIDLLRQSGQNIYFGLEELPNADALIVRSTKVTKNLIDQAPQLKIIARAGVGMDTIDEIYAHSKNIFTANAPGGNADNAAETTIGLMLGMAHNIVKAHSLLYHQKKWERNTTQGFELKGKTLGIIGCGNVGSRVAKISLALGMNIMIYDPYITQYPENTIAVSELTDLLPKCDLLTLHVPLTIETYHMISEKELSLLPFQACIVNASRGAVVNEADLIQALNSRHIKSAALDVFETEPLSTDSPLFDIENIILLPHLGGASIEARNRVSIMAAEAVLDFLNNLSE from the coding sequence ATGAAATACAATATTATCATAGCGGACGACCTCAGTGATGAAGCAATTGATCTCCTTAGACAATCAGGACAAAACATATATTTTGGTTTGGAAGAACTTCCTAATGCAGATGCATTAATTGTACGTTCAACAAAAGTAACAAAAAATTTGATTGACCAGGCACCACAACTTAAGATAATTGCACGCGCTGGAGTAGGAATGGATACGATCGACGAAATTTATGCACATAGTAAAAATATCTTTACCGCCAATGCTCCTGGAGGGAACGCTGACAATGCCGCTGAAACCACAATAGGCTTAATGTTAGGAATGGCACACAATATCGTAAAAGCTCATAGTTTACTTTACCATCAAAAAAAATGGGAACGAAATACTACTCAAGGATTTGAATTAAAAGGAAAAACTTTAGGTATTATCGGCTGCGGTAATGTTGGCTCACGTGTTGCTAAAATCAGTCTTGCACTTGGTATGAATATCATGATTTATGATCCTTATATTACCCAGTATCCTGAGAATACGATAGCAGTTTCCGAATTAACTGATTTGCTTCCTAAATGTGATTTGTTGACTCTACATGTACCGCTTACTATAGAAACATATCATATGATTTCGGAAAAAGAATTATCTTTGTTGCCTTTTCAGGCCTGTATTGTAAATGCCTCACGCGGAGCTGTGGTCAATGAAGCTGATCTTATTCAAGCGTTAAATTCAAGGCACATCAAAAGCGCTGCACTTGATGTTTTCGAAACCGAGCCTCTGTCGACTGATTCACCTTTGTTTGATATCGAAAATATCATATTACTACCACACTTAGGCGGTGCTAGTATCGAAGCAAGAAATCGAGTTTCTATCATGGCTGCAGAAGCTGTTTTGGATTTTCTAAATAATTTATCAGAGTGA
- a CDS encoding nitroreductase family protein, which yields MTNPVIETLLNHRTVLLFDPNKAVPQEILDDIIKATQQAPTAISGQQYSIIVIREKEKRQFIMEFAKGRGGFQQHITDSPVFLLFVIDFYKASLISKKENIPLKITDSIEGILAGSVDVGIALGTAVAAAKSFGLGTVCIGAIRNHDLTALISEFRLPKYTFPLVGLCIGYPTEEGKKIKIHPRLPLKTFAHQEYYNTEVFDDFDAVLNQYNRQIADHGKKLGTASSWTEFVAQIYGNNFPIHLIQNFCNQHFSI from the coding sequence ATGACAAACCCAGTTATAGAAACCTTACTCAACCATCGGACAGTTCTATTATTCGATCCGAACAAAGCTGTGCCTCAAGAAATCCTTGATGATATCATTAAAGCAACACAACAAGCTCCTACCGCTATTAGCGGACAGCAATATTCAATTATTGTAATCCGGGAAAAGGAAAAACGCCAATTTATTATGGAATTCGCTAAAGGCCGTGGCGGTTTTCAGCAGCATATTACCGACTCTCCTGTTTTTTTATTGTTTGTCATCGATTTTTACAAAGCGTCTCTGATAAGTAAAAAAGAAAACATCCCTCTCAAAATTACGGATTCTATAGAAGGGATTCTTGCAGGGTCAGTGGACGTAGGAATTGCACTAGGAACAGCAGTTGCGGCAGCCAAAAGTTTTGGGTTAGGTACTGTTTGCATCGGAGCTATCAGAAATCATGATTTAACCGCTCTCATCAGCGAATTCCGATTGCCTAAGTATACATTTCCGTTGGTAGGGCTATGCATTGGATATCCAACGGAAGAAGGCAAAAAAATTAAAATTCATCCGCGCCTTCCCTTGAAAACATTTGCTCATCAAGAATATTACAATACCGAAGTCTTTGATGATTTCGATGCGGTTTTGAATCAATACAACCGTCAAATTGCTGATCATGGTAAAAAATTAGGCACTGCATCATCATGGACGGAATTTGTTGCACAAATTTATGGAAACAACTTTCCTATACATTTGATTCAAAATTTCTGTAATCAACATTTCAGCATATAA
- a CDS encoding FtsW/RodA/SpoVE family cell cycle protein, whose protein sequence is MKNYKNFDTHIFNKVDKVLLSLYFIFVAIGLVFMFGISRYAGNVLGFAPSLIFLKQLIFIIFSVLVMLFFTRLDYRITRILVKPLVFLTLLILVLVFVPGIGLEAGGAKRWINFRFFSFNPSELAKITMIIYLAHILVKKQNSLTNFTFGLLPPLLLAVIIFMITLLQSGFSIGAVIISVVFAMFFIGGASIKHIISIGFLSLPVMGLAVWKVAYRKDRIFAYLDPWRDPSGIGYQSIQSLQAIANGKLFGVGLGNGTQKIFRLPAAHTDFIFSVIVEELGLIGGLAILGLFAYFFLQGLRLAFRVEDAYGRLLAFGIITLISTHALFNIMIAVAFLPPTGVSLPFISYGGSSFLVLSIAMGILLNISAHYPENKSEQNYKISY, encoded by the coding sequence ATGAAAAATTATAAAAATTTTGATACACATATATTCAATAAAGTTGATAAAGTGTTACTCAGTTTGTATTTTATATTTGTAGCCATTGGATTAGTATTTATGTTTGGTATTTCGCGCTATGCAGGCAATGTTTTAGGATTCGCTCCTTCATTGATCTTTCTAAAACAGCTGATTTTTATTATTTTTTCTGTGCTTGTGATGCTTTTTTTTACTAGACTTGACTACAGAATAACACGTATTCTTGTCAAGCCGCTAGTTTTCCTAACTTTGCTGATTTTAGTACTGGTTTTTGTACCGGGAATAGGCTTAGAGGCAGGCGGAGCAAAGCGCTGGATTAATTTTCGTTTTTTTTCGTTTAACCCGTCCGAACTTGCTAAAATAACTATGATTATTTATTTAGCGCATATTCTGGTGAAAAAACAAAATAGTTTGACAAATTTCACTTTTGGATTGCTGCCTCCTCTGCTTTTGGCAGTGATTATCTTCATGATAACCCTCCTTCAATCAGGATTCTCTATTGGTGCTGTGATCATTAGTGTAGTATTTGCGATGTTTTTTATTGGGGGAGCTTCAATAAAACATATCATTAGTATTGGGTTTTTGTCACTCCCTGTGATGGGGTTGGCTGTCTGGAAGGTTGCTTACCGTAAGGACAGAATTTTTGCTTATCTCGACCCGTGGCGTGATCCTAGCGGCATTGGGTATCAATCGATTCAATCCTTGCAAGCTATTGCTAATGGAAAACTTTTCGGTGTCGGACTAGGAAACGGTACACAAAAAATTTTCCGATTGCCGGCAGCTCATACTGATTTTATTTTTTCTGTCATTGTTGAAGAATTAGGTCTAATTGGAGGCTTAGCTATTCTCGGATTATTTGCATACTTTTTTCTTCAAGGGCTTCGATTAGCATTCCGTGTCGAAGATGCATACGGCAGACTACTAGCATTTGGAATTATCACACTAATTTCAACTCATGCCCTCTTTAATATTATGATTGCTGTTGCTTTTCTGCCACCAACCGGCGTATCTTTACCATTTATCAGTTATGGGGGATCATCATTTTTAGTTCTGTCTATCGCTATGGGAATATTGTTAAATATTAGTGCCCATTATCCTGAAAACAAAAGCGAACAAAATTATAAAATAAGTTATTAA
- a CDS encoding prephenate dehydrogenase/arogenate dehydrogenase family protein, with protein MEKLVIYGWNNITASLAEGIRRLYPACIILCPDAPDFIQSQYRKERILSPLSDGLQAILENADYILLGSRSSENLEILKSIRRFIDSKTLIMDFQAIKADFFEKASYLLKNKCFFASVFTFIDLMDSEAIRSDLFQDKIVAVVSDGNSEVLEKIRDFWQHFKAVIVPTSAEFYDEIFSATTQGIFLLTNLYMRILQRDSWADTLFFGFYNRSLRNFAELPIQNVQNQAIDIIANKENILRVLSFMKREIEQMSSMINDGNARQLAEYIEAVQKFQDRL; from the coding sequence GTGGAGAAACTTGTTATTTATGGATGGAACAATATTACAGCATCGCTGGCTGAGGGTATTAGGCGACTCTATCCTGCGTGTATAATTTTGTGTCCTGATGCACCGGATTTTATTCAATCTCAATATCGCAAAGAGCGTATTTTATCACCTCTTTCTGACGGTCTTCAAGCGATTCTTGAAAACGCTGATTATATTCTTTTAGGTTCCCGAAGTTCCGAAAATCTTGAAATTCTCAAAAGCATCCGCCGTTTTATTGATTCAAAAACCTTAATTATGGATTTTCAAGCTATTAAAGCGGATTTTTTTGAGAAAGCTTCTTATTTGTTGAAAAATAAATGTTTCTTTGCTAGTGTATTTACGTTTATTGATCTTATGGATTCGGAAGCTATTCGAAGTGATTTATTTCAGGATAAAATTGTTGCGGTTGTCAGTGATGGAAATTCTGAGGTTCTCGAAAAAATTCGGGATTTTTGGCAGCATTTTAAGGCTGTTATTGTACCTACTTCTGCAGAATTTTACGATGAAATTTTTTCTGCTACAACACAAGGAATTTTTTTGTTAACTAATTTGTATATGCGTATTCTTCAGAGAGATAGCTGGGCTGATACCTTGTTTTTTGGATTTTATAATCGTTCTTTGCGCAATTTCGCCGAACTGCCCATTCAAAATGTTCAAAACCAAGCCATTGATATTATTGCTAATAAGGAAAATATTCTGCGTGTGTTGTCGTTTATGAAGCGCGAAATCGAACAAATGAGCAGTATGATCAATGATGGCAATGCACGTCAGCTAGCTGAATATATAGAAGCTGTTCAAAAATTTCAAGATAGACTTTAA
- a CDS encoding periplasmic-type flagellar collar protein FlbB, producing MQIWYKVFLLLLLNVAIAGFALYFFDFMRIIDYRTLFADTAKLTLKVSHKIEDPLLLEKEELNKKWELLAIKETEISNKNSSLELNILALDGEKNKLLEEREAFLNEQAAAALKKEEESAYDKRIAEIAVQIAGMPPQTAAEILNLQDDLQVVDTFRKMDELAAMNGQASTVPFLLTLLNREKAARVQALMLAAAQ from the coding sequence ATGCAGATTTGGTACAAAGTTTTCCTTTTGCTGCTGTTGAACGTTGCAATTGCAGGATTTGCGCTGTATTTTTTCGATTTTATGCGCATTATCGATTACCGCACGCTTTTTGCAGACACTGCGAAATTAACACTAAAAGTTTCACACAAAATAGAAGATCCTTTGTTGCTGGAAAAAGAAGAGCTCAACAAAAAATGGGAACTGCTGGCCATCAAAGAAACAGAAATTTCCAACAAAAATTCGTCACTTGAGTTGAATATTCTTGCTTTAGACGGAGAAAAAAATAAACTGCTAGAAGAAAGAGAAGCTTTTCTCAATGAACAAGCCGCTGCTGCACTCAAAAAAGAAGAAGAAAGCGCTTACGACAAACGTATCGCAGAAATTGCAGTACAAATAGCAGGAATGCCTCCTCAAACGGCTGCTGAAATTTTGAATTTGCAAGATGATTTACAGGTAGTAGACACTTTCCGAAAAATGGACGAACTTGCTGCAATGAACGGTCAAGCTTCTACAGTTCCGTTTTTACTGACTCTGTTGAACCGCGAAAAAGCAGCTCGGGTTCAAGCCTTGATGCTTGCAGCTGCACAGTGA
- a CDS encoding 5'-methylthioadenosine/adenosylhomocysteine nucleosidase, which produces MIGVIGAMPEEIELIKKNMSEINTQTIGSMQYHIGKIYDEPVVLCLSGIGKANAAAAATILIHVFKAQALIFTGVAGGVQPHLNIGDIVIGTDFLYHDFDAQALGYTISEIPDEKISLFPANTFISEIVLEIARKAFGSHCIHYGRIISGDQFVADNEKIIFFREQFNAFAVDMESAAVAHIAYKNNIPCCIIRSVSDKADSNASTTYDNFFVGAAQKSSYIVMQIIKQGDFRVLFNEL; this is translated from the coding sequence GTGATAGGGGTTATCGGCGCAATGCCGGAAGAAATTGAATTAATAAAAAAAAATATGTCCGAAATTAATACTCAAACAATAGGGTCGATGCAATATCATATAGGCAAAATTTATGATGAACCTGTAGTTTTGTGCCTTTCCGGCATAGGAAAAGCTAATGCAGCGGCAGCAGCTACTATTCTTATCCACGTTTTCAAAGCTCAAGCCCTTATATTTACAGGGGTTGCCGGGGGAGTACAGCCTCATTTGAACATTGGAGATATTGTTATCGGGACCGATTTTTTATATCATGATTTTGACGCTCAAGCATTAGGTTATACAATTTCCGAAATTCCTGACGAAAAAATTTCCTTATTTCCTGCTAACACCTTTATTTCAGAAATAGTATTAGAAATTGCACGAAAAGCTTTTGGTAGTCATTGTATTCACTACGGCAGAATCATCAGCGGCGATCAATTTGTTGCCGATAACGAAAAAATAATTTTCTTTCGAGAACAATTCAACGCATTTGCAGTTGATATGGAAAGCGCTGCTGTAGCCCACATTGCTTACAAGAACAACATCCCATGCTGTATTATCCGGTCTGTCAGCGACAAAGCAGACAGCAATGCTTCCACTACTTACGACAATTTTTTTGTCGGGGCCGCTCAAAAATCATCATATATCGTTATGCAGATTATCAAGCAGGGTGATTTTCGAGTCCTTTTCAATGAACTTTAA
- the cdaA gene encoding diadenylate cyclase CdaA: MNTFVLLTNLADIIFTGIVIYGLYEFFRGTHTATIVKGILLAVGIYILAGKFNFTTLTWIIEKLITNFPIFMVVVFQPELRRFFSNLGQTRKKIMLSQIFTSELSQILLILSKNRTGALIIIEGQVHLDEFIHNGIELDAKFSKELILTIFHSGTPLHDGAVIIRNERVLAAQVFLPTDYSHSTDRGTRHQAGTYITRDHDCITFMVSEEDGGISYAQNDHLKKIPRKKIEEILHEILS, from the coding sequence ATGAATACTTTTGTTTTGCTGACGAATCTTGCCGATATTATATTTACAGGCATAGTGATTTATGGCTTGTATGAATTTTTTCGGGGTACACATACAGCAACAATTGTTAAAGGTATTTTATTAGCTGTCGGGATCTATATTCTTGCCGGAAAATTCAACTTTACAACACTAACATGGATCATTGAAAAACTTATTACAAATTTTCCTATTTTTATGGTAGTTGTTTTTCAGCCAGAATTAAGACGTTTTTTCTCAAATCTCGGACAAACCCGAAAAAAAATTATGCTTAGTCAAATTTTTACCAGCGAGCTTAGTCAAATTTTGCTGATACTCTCTAAAAACCGCACTGGCGCACTGATCATCATTGAAGGCCAAGTTCATCTAGATGAATTTATTCATAATGGTATCGAGCTTGACGCCAAATTCTCAAAAGAACTAATTCTCACAATTTTTCACAGTGGAACACCGCTTCACGACGGAGCCGTTATTATCAGAAACGAACGGGTATTAGCTGCACAAGTTTTTTTGCCTACCGACTATTCTCATAGTACGGATAGAGGCACACGCCACCAAGCTGGTACTTACATTACGCGAGATCATGACTGTATTACTTTTATGGTTTCCGAAGAAGATGGTGGAATTTCCTATGCTCAAAATGACCACTTAAAAAAAATACCTAGAAAAAAAATAGAAGAGATTCTCCATGAAATCCTTTCTTAA
- a CDS encoding N-acetylneuraminate synthase family protein has translation MFDIEKLFCDPKNSSVFIIAELGINHNGEFEIAKEMIDQAINVGANAVKFQIYDINGFYHKELCPEAHQLFEDFCMPLQDFLKLRDYAYSKGIHAFASLFDTKTLQTFIQEKIFPIKIASGDALTEPWLDILLEQKAPFLVSCGSLEHQETTQLAQKIKNNPAALLYCVSEYPAAPEAFDLSYIKTLQQMLPDQAIGFSDHSQGIALSLGAVAQGAKIIERHFTLFPERIDFDHPVSLSPEQFQELVNNIRTIEKALGSGQRKVTATEKKIRPLAGRDIFAQYTIPANTKITRDHLIVLRPGNGVSSSFLESLLGKTYPHDIPQGTRLRDVFSL, from the coding sequence ATGTTTGATATAGAAAAATTGTTCTGTGACCCTAAAAATTCTTCCGTTTTTATTATAGCTGAACTTGGTATTAATCATAATGGTGAGTTTGAAATTGCCAAAGAAATGATAGATCAAGCTATTAATGTTGGTGCAAACGCTGTAAAATTTCAAATTTATGATATCAATGGTTTTTATCATAAAGAATTATGTCCCGAAGCTCATCAGCTTTTTGAGGATTTTTGTATGCCATTACAAGATTTCCTTAAATTGAGAGATTATGCTTATAGTAAAGGAATACATGCTTTTGCTTCATTGTTTGATACAAAAACCCTGCAAACATTTATTCAAGAGAAAATTTTTCCTATTAAAATTGCGAGCGGGGATGCGCTTACAGAGCCTTGGCTGGATATCTTGCTTGAACAGAAAGCACCATTTTTAGTTTCATGCGGTTCACTAGAGCATCAAGAAACTACACAATTAGCACAAAAAATTAAAAATAATCCTGCTGCGTTATTATACTGTGTTTCTGAATATCCGGCAGCTCCTGAAGCATTCGATCTTAGTTATATCAAAACATTACAACAAATGCTCCCTGATCAAGCTATAGGCTTTTCTGACCACTCGCAAGGTATTGCTTTATCATTAGGTGCAGTTGCTCAAGGGGCAAAAATTATCGAACGGCATTTTACTCTATTTCCGGAACGTATTGATTTTGATCATCCCGTATCACTTTCTCCAGAACAGTTTCAAGAGCTTGTTAACAATATCCGCACTATAGAAAAAGCATTAGGCTCCGGACAACGTAAAGTTACCGCTACTGAAAAAAAAATACGCCCACTGGCAGGACGAGATATTTTTGCCCAATACACTATCCCAGCAAACACTAAAATAACACGCGATCATCTCATTGTACTAAGGCCAGGAAATGGAGTTTCATCTTCATTTCTGGAATCTCTTCTCGGAAAAACCTATCCGCATGATATCCCACAAGGTACGCGTTTAAGAGACGTTTTTTCATTATGA
- a CDS encoding ribose-phosphate diphosphokinase: MQKEIGLKLITGRSNPKLAQNIASYMGISLADIYITEFADEEIFVRIEEDVRGQHIFVVQSTSNPGYKNLFELLVIIDALKRASAGQITAVIPYYGYARQERKTESRVPITAKLVANLLTEAGAQRIVTMDLHASQIQGFFDIPVDHLFASSIFLDYARHTLKANSDWVVVSPDVGGLERARAFAKHFQAGIAVFDKRRERKNQAEVLNLIGDVQNKNTILIDDMIDTAGTICQAAARLKDIGARNVHIMSSHAVLSQNAPERLKESSADSVVVTDTIEISETKRNIIGKKLTVLEAAGLFGEAIERIYANRSISTLFLQAKKV; the protein is encoded by the coding sequence ATGCAGAAAGAAATAGGGCTCAAACTTATAACTGGTAGAAGTAATCCGAAACTTGCTCAAAATATTGCATCATATATGGGTATCAGTCTTGCTGATATTTATATTACCGAGTTTGCAGACGAAGAAATTTTTGTCCGAATCGAAGAAGATGTCCGCGGTCAACATATTTTTGTTGTACAGTCAACATCAAATCCCGGATATAAAAACTTATTCGAATTGCTTGTCATTATTGATGCTTTGAAACGTGCTTCAGCAGGTCAAATTACTGCTGTTATCCCTTACTACGGCTACGCGCGACAAGAACGAAAAACAGAATCTCGTGTTCCTATTACAGCAAAGTTGGTAGCAAATCTTCTTACCGAAGCTGGAGCTCAACGTATCGTAACTATGGATTTGCATGCTTCTCAAATTCAAGGATTTTTTGATATCCCTGTTGATCACTTGTTTGCCAGCTCTATTTTTCTTGATTATGCTCGTCACACCCTCAAAGCAAACTCTGATTGGGTTGTAGTATCACCGGATGTCGGAGGTCTAGAACGTGCTCGGGCTTTCGCTAAGCACTTTCAAGCAGGCATTGCTGTCTTCGATAAAAGGCGAGAACGTAAAAATCAGGCAGAAGTCCTAAATTTGATTGGTGACGTGCAGAACAAAAATACGATTCTTATTGATGATATGATCGACACTGCCGGTACCATATGTCAAGCTGCAGCACGACTGAAAGATATTGGAGCTCGTAATGTTCATATTATGTCATCACATGCTGTACTTTCTCAGAATGCACCAGAACGTTTGAAAGAATCTTCTGCAGATAGTGTAGTCGTAACAGATACAATAGAAATCTCTGAAACAAAACGAAATATTATCGGAAAAAAGTTGACCGTACTTGAAGCAGCTGGGTTATTCGGGGAAGCCATAGAACGTATTTATGCGAATCGCTCTATCAGTACGTTATTCCTACAGGCGAAAAAAGTCTGA